Proteins encoded by one window of Thermobaculum terrenum ATCC BAA-798:
- a CDS encoding HAD family hydrolase — protein MSHAEDLRVVLFDALGTLIEITSPVDVFQRVMADMGYDLTREQIRAAIRRAHQWWMSPTRVPGSTSEAERADRQKYAAMFLEDLGIDHDSSLVDEVAERGNWARWVSVYPDVIPALEALGRDYTLVVVTNGGPSMCDAINYAGLGRYFQEVFASWSVGYQKPDPRAYNVPLARLRYRPSQACFIDDTPENVAGALDCGIRAVLLDRKGEHQGWTGERVSSLVEFASLLAKREV, from the coding sequence ATGAGTCATGCCGAAGATCTAAGAGTTGTTCTCTTCGATGCACTTGGCACCCTAATAGAGATAACTTCCCCTGTAGATGTGTTCCAGCGCGTGATGGCTGATATGGGCTACGATCTCACCAGAGAGCAGATCAGAGCTGCCATACGGCGTGCACATCAGTGGTGGATGAGCCCCACCAGGGTACCTGGCAGTACTTCCGAGGCAGAGAGGGCAGATCGTCAGAAGTACGCAGCGATGTTTCTGGAGGATCTGGGAATCGATCATGATAGTTCGCTGGTCGACGAAGTGGCTGAGAGAGGCAACTGGGCGCGCTGGGTAAGCGTTTACCCAGATGTTATCCCGGCTTTGGAGGCTTTGGGAAGAGATTACACTCTCGTGGTTGTTACAAATGGTGGACCATCGATGTGTGACGCTATCAACTACGCTGGTCTTGGGAGATATTTTCAGGAGGTGTTCGCCAGCTGGTCTGTTGGGTACCAAAAGCCGGATCCAAGGGCCTACAACGTACCGCTGGCCAGGCTGAGGTATAGGCCCAGTCAGGCATGCTTTATAGATGATACTCCTGAGAATGTTGCCGGGGCTCTGGATTGTGGCATACGAGCTGTACTGCTTGACCGTAAGGGCGAACACCAGGGTTGGACTGGCGAAAGAGTCTCATCGCTGGTAGAATTTGCCTCTTTGTTGGCTAAGAGGGAGGTGTAA
- a CDS encoding glutaredoxin domain-containing protein, with protein MALPEVVIYTTPTCGFCRQAKDYLRQKNIPFVEKDVSVDRNAAYEMIRISGQQGVPVIRVGNEIIIGFDRKRLDRVLQSAVEGKASLGVSVADSSRIALEHGVVPIFGAYVGRVAAGSAAERAGLRPGDIITEVNARPIRNAEDLEKAIENLRKGSQVTLVWVRGQDTLRSTVTL; from the coding sequence GTGGCTTTACCCGAAGTGGTCATATATACGACTCCTACCTGTGGTTTCTGCAGGCAGGCTAAGGATTACCTCAGACAGAAGAACATACCCTTCGTAGAGAAGGATGTGAGCGTGGACAGGAATGCGGCCTACGAGATGATCAGGATAAGTGGCCAGCAGGGTGTTCCGGTCATCAGGGTAGGCAACGAGATTATCATAGGTTTCGACCGCAAGAGACTGGATAGGGTGCTCCAAAGCGCTGTTGAGGGCAAGGCCAGCCTTGGGGTCAGCGTTGCCGATTCCAGCCGTATAGCCCTCGAGCATGGTGTAGTGCCCATATTTGGCGCCTATGTGGGTCGGGTCGCCGCAGGATCTGCTGCCGAGCGTGCTGGACTGAGACCTGGGGATATCATTACCGAGGTCAACGCCAGACCCATAAGAAACGCCGAGGACCTGGAGAAGGCCATAGAGAACCTCAGGAAAGGCTCTCAGGTCACGCTGGTGTGGGTCAGAGGGCAGGACACGCTCAGGTCCACAGTCACTCTGTAG